Proteins co-encoded in one Candidatus Thiodictyon syntrophicum genomic window:
- a CDS encoding helix-turn-helix domain-containing protein: MSTDFLSDLVSQAEASRLRGVSRQAIAKLVKEGKLRGYEVAGRILVSRTEVENYQIKPAGRPRNESRED; this comes from the coding sequence GTGTCAACCGATTTTTTGTCCGATCTAGTCAGCCAAGCCGAGGCGTCCCGTTTGCGAGGGGTGTCCCGGCAGGCAATCGCGAAGCTCGTGAAAGAAGGAAAATTGCGCGGCTACGAAGTCGCTGGCCGGATCTTGGTCAGTCGCACCGAGGTTGAGAATTACCAGATAAAACCCGCAGGGAGGCCGAGAAATGAATCCCGAGAAGATTAA